The Setaria viridis chromosome 6, Setaria_viridis_v4.0, whole genome shotgun sequence genome includes the window CAAAAAAGGCAGAGAGCTCGCTGCGTGACACGCCGGGGGCGCCCTCGTGTTCGGTTGGCTCACACGAGCGTGGCAGCGCTCACTCCCGCTTTTGCTTCCCGCCGCTCCCAAGCGCAAGCGCCGCCGGCTCGGCTGCTCCGTAGGTGAGCCACGCAAAGGTCGCCGCCCTGCACCGTTGCGCACTCACGAGTCACACTCACACCTACAAATAGCGCCGCACTCGGCAGCACAACCCACGCACAGCaaaccaccagcagcagcggagCAAGAAGCCAACAACACCAGAAGATCACAGCAGGCAGCAATGGCAACGCCAGGCGTGtccgtcgtcctcgccgcgtGCCTCGTCGTCCTGGTGGcgctcggcctcggcgccggcgtggcagaggcgcagggcggcggcgtggggcagtGCGTGCCGCAGCTGAACCGGCTCCTGGCGTGCCGCGCGTACCTGGTGCCCGGCGCGCCGGACCCCAGCGCCGACTGCTGCGGCGCGCTCAGCGCCGTGTCGCACGAGTGCGCCTGCAGCACCATGGGCATCATCAACAGCCTGCCCGGACGCTGCAGCCTCGCCCCAGTCAACTGCTGTAAGCACCAAGCTTCTACAATTCAGTCTTTTTGCCACTGCATCACGCTGCTAGTGAAGCTTTTATCGATGTGTTCAATCTTATGGCTTTCTTCTCTGTTCGTGCGTGCAGCTGCCTGAGGAATGAGACGAGGATGCTGCAAAGCAAGGGAGAGGAATAAGACGTGATCCATGGCGAGAAGCGAGAGCAATCGAGCTCCACCAGCTTTCGGCCTGACCGCCGGCGTCGCCAGCCGCCTGTCACACGTCCAACGTCGTCGTCGTTTTCGTTTCAatattcagagttcagactgcTTTGCTACCAATCTCAGTGAAAAAAATAAAGTGAAACCATGCTTGATCAGATGGTTGAATGCTATCGATGCTTGATCTACTTTTTTTTAACTCAAATTTCGCCCGAAATTTTCACGAATTTCAGTCATTTTGACGGGACCAAAAAAATGCTGAAAACAAAATTTAAAACACTTCGCTTCAAATATGCTTCTTTCTATTGTGCACTCGTGCTTCCCTTTGATTTCCGCCTCTACATTTCGATGCCTATTCATGACAAATTGAATATCATCCGGAGACTGGAACAACGGGAATCAACCAAAACTTACACAGCCACACAGCATGCATACAACGCAACCGATTCTGTGGCAAACTAGTACTAGTATCTGAGTGACATTGACAATCGCCGTAACATTACGTAAGAATGCAGGCCAGGCAGACCAATAACTAATGATCTAAACCAATTCCCCACAACAACCGCACATGCACCCATGAAACTGCAGGAAATTAACGTTCCTCTGAATGTAGAATTGTATATACATCCTGACGGCACGTTCAAAGTGGCCATGAGACTAGTGTTACACGAACCGACAGGAGTCAGTGAAAATGAAACACCAACGTTCCACACCACAAAAGATGGCCACGGGATCAACAGTTACTATCATCCAAGCACTACAGTATTTTTCATGAACACGCAACATATAATTTTAGAAGTGCATATTTCTACCCTGAAATCTTTTCTAGGAACAGAGCTTCCTGCTTGCTAGTCAGACCAAGATCACTCAATGACATCTGGCTCTCCCCATCAGTGAATGCACGCCTGGGATAAGATCTCACCTGCCCAGCAAAAAGTCAAAAAATTCAGTAACAGTTACAAGAACAGGAAGGGGCAGACACAGACGACAAATTATATGTAGAACTATGACTCATGTATCCTCTTAATAAGGCTCGCTCAGTGCCATCACTCAATAGTCAATGCTAGAAAACAACAATAACCCGACCAGCTGATCAGCTAAAAATGCAACGATGAACTATAGTGTCTGCAAAAATAACTATCCTTGTACAGTAAAAGCAAAAAATGGTTGGTCGTGCCATGCAGCTATCAGTGACCTGTCTCTAGTGTATAGTACTATCTCAACTTGCTAGTGACCTGACTACTTGACAGCCACCAG containing:
- the LOC117861000 gene encoding non-specific lipid-transfer protein C4; its protein translation is MATPGVSVVLAACLVVLVALGLGAGVAEAQGGGVGQCVPQLNRLLACRAYLVPGAPDPSADCCGALSAVSHECACSTMGIINSLPGRCSLAPVNCSA